The following proteins come from a genomic window of Mammaliicoccus sp. Marseille-Q6498:
- a CDS encoding acetyltransferase, with translation MKPLLLIGNGGHAKVVKDIVNLSDEYTFKGYLDDNISEPYVENDVIYDNLSNIQKYQEDYYFNIAIGSNGIREKVFNKLDIPIEKYPVLKHPTSIISPSVNIGFGTVIMAKCVINAETKIGTHCIINTAAIVEHDNVISDYAHISPNSTLTGGVKVGTKSQIGASATVIPTKKVGDNTIVGAGATVVNDIGNNQIVVGSPAKPIRR, from the coding sequence ATGAAACCACTTTTATTAATTGGTAATGGTGGACATGCAAAAGTAGTGAAAGATATTGTTAATCTTAGTGACGAGTATACATTTAAAGGATATTTAGATGATAATATATCTGAACCTTATGTAGAAAATGATGTAATTTATGATAATTTGAGCAATATTCAAAAGTATCAAGAAGATTACTATTTCAACATTGCCATTGGGAGTAATGGTATCCGTGAAAAGGTATTTAACAAACTTGATATACCTATTGAAAAGTATCCAGTATTAAAGCATCCAACATCTATAATTAGTCCTTCAGTTAATATAGGATTTGGTACAGTTATCATGGCAAAATGTGTTATAAATGCTGAAACTAAAATCGGCACACATTGTATTATAAATACTGCAGCTATTGTAGAACATGATAATGTTATTAGTGACTATGCACATATATCACCCAACTCTACTTTAACTGGTGGTGTTAAAGTAGGTACTAAGTCTCAAATTGGCGCGAGTGCTACGGTTATACCAACTAAAAAAGTTGGAGATAATACAATAGTTGGTGCCGGAGCAACAGTAGTTAATGATATTGGAAATAATCAGATAGTAGTTGGATCCCCAGCTAAACCAATTAGGAGATGA
- a CDS encoding alpha/beta hydrolase-fold protein: MQEVQKILWNNRLLTIAFPTNYNEENPKPFTTVIVQDGDYIFSELIKKDPKNIMFVGLEPEDRNSEYTPWEADVEGLHFDGKVDEYLDLVEYELIPFLKENYHIFDEAEYLTIGGASFGALTSLYALLTRPHLFGHYLLISVSMWYPDFVELIARAKDIEYPRHIYWYVGEQEGVGYHNVISDMVPYTYKGVELLKGKLINPDSTFIFETNPEGTHTPEYFEAYFEEGIQQLF; encoded by the coding sequence ATGCAAGAGGTACAAAAAATATTATGGAATAATCGCTTATTAACAATTGCGTTTCCAACTAATTATAATGAAGAAAATCCTAAGCCTTTTACAACTGTGATTGTTCAAGATGGGGATTACATTTTTAGCGAATTGATCAAAAAAGATCCTAAAAATATCATGTTCGTTGGTTTAGAGCCTGAAGATAGAAATAGTGAATATACGCCATGGGAAGCGGATGTCGAAGGATTACATTTTGACGGTAAGGTTGACGAGTATTTAGATTTAGTGGAATACGAGTTAATACCGTTTCTTAAGGAGAATTATCATATATTTGATGAAGCGGAGTATTTAACTATCGGTGGTGCATCGTTTGGTGCGTTAACGTCATTGTATGCTTTATTAACGAGACCACATTTGTTTGGTCATTATTTATTAATATCTGTTTCTATGTGGTATCCGGATTTTGTTGAATTGATTGCGCGTGCTAAGGATATTGAATATCCACGTCATATTTATTGGTATGTAGGCGAGCAGGAAGGTGTAGGGTATCATAATGTTATAAGTGATATGGTTCCTTATACGTATAAAGGTGTCGAGTTGCTAAAGGGTAAACTTATTAATCCAGATTCTACTTTTATATTTGAGACTAATCCTGAAGGTACGCATACACCAGAATATTTTGAAGCGTATTTTGAAGAAGGTATTCAGCAGTTATTTTAA
- a CDS encoding MerR family transcriptional regulator: protein MKNINHIPISEFASLTNISRQTLIYYDKIDLFKPDYKNEIGYRYYSVKQIEFINVITLLKDLGMSLKEIKQYTQDKSPEYFLNLMHQQKKTIQQQKEKLNHNEMVIDEKIQSIREAIQTDFETITMHHLEETTFYISDNISNVSELDFLISINHFVEELKSHALYSSQPIGVITNRREILKHEFNNYTYLYVKIPNKYRHFENAITLKGSFLVGYHVGKDNGIKKSYKKMLKEIERLNLTIGQYVYEEYVFDSVIKNNENEYITKIMIEIEKG, encoded by the coding sequence ATGAAAAATATTAATCACATACCTATTAGCGAATTTGCTAGCCTTACAAATATAAGCCGTCAGACGCTTATTTATTACGATAAAATCGACCTTTTCAAGCCAGATTATAAGAACGAAATTGGCTATCGTTATTATTCAGTTAAACAAATTGAATTCATTAATGTCATCACATTACTTAAAGATTTAGGCATGTCATTAAAAGAAATTAAACAATATACACAAGACAAATCGCCCGAATACTTTTTGAATTTAATGCATCAACAAAAAAAGACTATCCAACAACAAAAAGAAAAGCTTAATCATAACGAAATGGTTATAGATGAAAAGATACAGTCTATTAGAGAAGCCATACAAACAGATTTCGAAACCATTACTATGCATCACTTAGAAGAAACGACATTTTATATTAGTGATAATATTAGTAACGTATCAGAACTCGACTTTTTAATATCAATTAATCATTTTGTAGAAGAACTGAAATCCCATGCACTCTACTCTAGCCAACCAATTGGCGTTATCACGAATAGAAGAGAAATTTTAAAACATGAATTTAATAACTACACATATCTATACGTTAAAATTCCAAACAAATATCGCCACTTCGAAAACGCCATCACACTTAAAGGATCATTTTTAGTTGGATATCACGTCGGTAAAGACAATGGCATTAAAAAATCATATAAAAAAATGTTAAAAGAAATCGAACGACTCAATTTAACGATCGGACAATACGTTTACGAAGAATATGTATTCGATTCTGTTATAAAAAACAATGAGAATGAATATATAACGAAGATAATGATAGAAATAGAAAAAGGTTAA
- a CDS encoding DegT/DnrJ/EryC1/StrS family aminotransferase has product MSERILLSSPHMGGNEQKYINEAFEKNWIAPLGENVTEFEKTVRDYVQLDHSLALGSGTFAIHLALIECGVTEGDIVFCSSLTFCATSNPILYQNATPVFIDSDNETWNMSPYALRKALEKYDELGKLPKAVLVVNLYGQSAKMDEIVSLCKKFNVKLIEDAAESLGSEYKGRKSGSFGDYGIFSFNGNKIITTSGGGMLVSNNKENIDHALFLSTQARDQAIHYQHSELGFNYRLSNISAGIGRGQMEVLEDRVNKRREIFNTYQSELGNIEGFNFQPELTDTKSNRWLTALTIDSKKVGFTSSDLIAYLQENNIEARPVWKPMHMQPLYDKYDYILENEDNAKDLFENGLCIPSGSNMLDEELNKVISKIKEFVSSKS; this is encoded by the coding sequence ATGTCAGAAAGAATATTGTTATCTTCACCTCACATGGGCGGAAATGAACAAAAATATATAAATGAAGCTTTTGAAAAGAATTGGATTGCGCCATTAGGTGAAAATGTTACAGAATTCGAAAAAACAGTTAGAGATTATGTTCAATTAGATCATTCATTAGCTTTAGGTAGTGGTACGTTTGCCATACATTTAGCTTTAATTGAATGTGGCGTAACTGAAGGAGATATTGTATTTTGTTCTTCTTTAACATTCTGTGCTACTTCTAATCCAATTTTATACCAGAATGCTACACCTGTTTTCATTGATTCTGATAATGAGACTTGGAACATGTCTCCATATGCATTAAGAAAAGCGTTAGAAAAATATGATGAACTTGGTAAATTACCAAAAGCAGTATTAGTCGTTAATTTATATGGCCAATCAGCAAAAATGGATGAGATTGTAAGCTTATGTAAGAAATTTAACGTTAAATTAATTGAAGATGCTGCGGAATCATTAGGTTCAGAATATAAAGGTAGAAAAAGTGGTAGCTTTGGAGATTACGGTATCTTCTCATTTAATGGTAATAAAATTATTACGACAAGTGGTGGAGGAATGTTGGTTTCTAACAATAAAGAAAATATAGATCATGCTTTATTCCTATCTACACAAGCTCGCGATCAAGCAATTCATTATCAACATAGTGAACTTGGATTTAATTATCGTTTAAGTAATATTTCTGCTGGTATCGGAAGAGGACAGATGGAAGTTTTAGAAGACAGAGTAAATAAAAGAAGAGAAATCTTTAATACTTACCAAAGTGAATTAGGTAATATTGAAGGATTTAATTTTCAACCTGAATTAACAGATACTAAATCAAATAGATGGTTAACTGCATTGACAATCGATTCTAAAAAAGTAGGGTTTACATCTTCAGATTTAATTGCCTATTTACAAGAGAATAATATAGAAGCTAGACCTGTATGGAAACCAATGCATATGCAACCTTTGTATGATAAATATGATTACATTCTTGAAAACGAAGATAATGCTAAAGATTTATTTGAAAATGGTTTATGTATACCATCAGGCTCTAACATGTTAGATGAAGAATTGAATAAAGTTATAAGTAAGATAAAAGAGTTTGTATCAAGCAAATCTTAA
- the norA gene encoding multidrug efflux MFS transporter NorA, with the protein MNKKLNVLYFNLFLMFLGISIVIPVLPTLLHDLDLNGSDLGILVAVFALFQMIASPFGGKFADKFGKKIIIIIGLLLFSISEFIFAVGNSFSILLLSRMLGGISAAFVMPGVNGMIGDLSTNENRARNFSYMSAVINTGFIVGPGIGGFLAEISHRMPFYFAGGLGILALLFSIILLKEEKEDHDSADGQKRKVKEPFPYKLFVVPVIIMLILSYGLASTETMYSLYTAEKVNFQPKDISIAITGGAIVGVIFQLFLFEKLVGRVGEIKLTLFSLIYSIVILGVYAAAPNYITVMLVSFVLFIGFDLIRPSMTNYFSKLAGNHQGTAGGLNSAATSVGNLLGPLVAGFVFDININYPLFVAMAFFLVASIMIVFYRPDKFKF; encoded by the coding sequence ATGAACAAAAAGTTAAATGTTTTATATTTTAATTTATTCCTAATGTTTTTAGGAATTAGTATCGTTATACCGGTATTACCAACTTTACTACATGATTTAGATTTAAATGGTAGTGATTTAGGCATTCTTGTTGCAGTTTTTGCGCTGTTTCAAATGATAGCCTCACCGTTCGGCGGAAAATTTGCTGATAAATTTGGTAAAAAAATCATTATCATTATAGGTCTGTTATTATTCTCAATTTCAGAATTTATCTTTGCTGTTGGTAATTCATTTTCAATACTTTTATTATCTAGAATGTTAGGTGGTATTAGTGCAGCTTTTGTTATGCCAGGTGTAAACGGTATGATAGGCGATTTATCTACAAATGAAAACAGAGCGAGAAACTTTAGCTATATGTCGGCTGTTATCAATACAGGATTTATCGTCGGACCAGGTATCGGTGGTTTCTTAGCTGAAATATCACATAGAATGCCTTTTTATTTTGCAGGTGGATTAGGAATTTTAGCATTATTATTCTCAATCATACTGTTGAAAGAAGAAAAAGAAGATCATGACTCAGCAGACGGACAAAAACGAAAAGTAAAAGAACCATTTCCTTATAAACTATTCGTAGTACCTGTCATTATTATGCTCATATTATCTTACGGTTTAGCTTCTACAGAAACAATGTATTCATTATATACAGCAGAAAAAGTAAACTTCCAACCAAAAGATATATCCATCGCAATTACAGGTGGCGCAATTGTCGGGGTTATATTCCAGTTATTCCTATTCGAGAAACTAGTAGGAAGAGTCGGAGAAATAAAACTGACATTATTCTCATTAATTTATTCTATTGTAATATTAGGCGTTTACGCAGCAGCACCAAACTATATCACGGTGATGTTAGTAAGTTTTGTATTATTTATAGGATTCGACTTAATCAGACCATCCATGACCAACTACTTCTCAAAACTAGCAGGCAATCACCAAGGAACAGCAGGCGGACTAAACTCAGCAGCTACCAGTGTTGGGAACTTGCTAGGACCATTAGTAGCAGGATTCGTATTCGATATTAATATTAACTATCCATTATTTGTAGCGATGGCCTTTTTCCTAGTAGCTTCGATTATGATCGTATTCTACCGACCAGACAAATTTAAGTTTTAG
- a CDS encoding DUF418 domain-containing protein, which translates to MNPTSTKERIHELDYIRGFALMGIIFLNIPVLLHSTYDFSMNDLAYRKFLDLFVESKFFSIFSFLFGIGFYIFMDRAKDKAENQYVLYLRRIVVLAIFGFLHMQLQPGEALFIYAIFGLFLLPVFKMNKWINLIIGLILLLLVISVDVKTVMPLPLFILGLTFAQFDLHNKFNQHRMYYAIIMVISLLISIVGIYFMSQTYVGPSYEAIQHTGLSVGEYNNRYDETGNNIIRLSPVISVFYFTFLVTILQFKVVQKLLIPLRFYGRMALSNYIGQTLLILLFGYLLNMYEAHLTVTGQLAIMIVVVQLFISSIWLTYFKYGPLEYIWKVCTYFKKFAIK; encoded by the coding sequence GTGAATCCAACTTCAACTAAAGAGAGAATTCATGAGCTAGATTATATAAGAGGTTTTGCGTTAATGGGCATTATATTTTTGAATATTCCAGTTTTACTACATTCTACATATGATTTTTCTATGAATGATTTAGCGTATAGAAAATTTTTAGATTTATTTGTAGAATCTAAGTTCTTTTCAATTTTTTCATTTTTATTCGGTATCGGTTTTTATATTTTTATGGATAGAGCAAAAGATAAAGCTGAAAATCAATATGTATTATATTTAAGAAGAATTGTTGTACTTGCGATATTTGGTTTCTTACATATGCAATTACAACCAGGAGAGGCGTTGTTTATTTATGCGATATTTGGACTGTTTTTATTACCTGTATTTAAAATGAACAAATGGATTAATTTAATCATTGGATTGATATTGTTGCTCTTAGTCATTTCGGTAGATGTTAAAACAGTGATGCCTTTACCATTATTTATATTAGGGTTAACGTTTGCTCAGTTTGATTTGCATAATAAGTTTAATCAACATAGAATGTATTACGCTATTATTATGGTGATTTCATTACTTATATCGATAGTAGGCATATATTTTATGAGTCAAACATATGTAGGGCCGTCTTATGAGGCGATTCAACATACAGGTTTGTCTGTAGGTGAGTACAATAATCGTTATGATGAAACAGGAAATAATATTATTCGCCTGAGCCCAGTTATTTCAGTCTTTTATTTTACTTTTCTTGTGACAATTTTACAGTTTAAAGTCGTACAAAAATTATTAATACCTTTAAGATTTTACGGTCGAATGGCACTTTCTAATTATATTGGACAGACATTATTGATATTGTTATTCGGATATTTATTAAACATGTACGAAGCGCATCTTACTGTAACAGGTCAACTTGCGATTATGATTGTTGTGGTACAGTTGTTTATTTCTAGTATATGGCTAACTTATTTCAAATATGGACCGCTCGAATACATTTGGAAAGTATGTACGTATTTTAAAAAGTTTGCGATAAAATGA